A region of Gemmatimonadales bacterium DNA encodes the following proteins:
- the efp gene encoding elongation factor P — protein MKATEIRKGHVLLMEGQPCRVMDFQHRTPGNLRAFVQLRMRNLISGNTFDTRVAATDFIEEARLDVKEYQVMYRDDSGVHVMDTENYDQSTLSNEIVGDMAQWLEPEMHFQAELLNGTAVGIRLPAAMEYTILETSPVMRSATKTASTKPAKLNNGATIQVPEFLEEGTRVRVDPRSGQYLERAK, from the coding sequence ATGAAGGCGACCGAGATCCGCAAAGGGCACGTCCTGTTGATGGAGGGGCAGCCCTGCCGTGTGATGGACTTCCAACACCGGACCCCCGGCAACCTGCGGGCGTTCGTGCAGCTCCGGATGCGCAACCTGATCAGCGGTAACACCTTCGACACGCGGGTCGCCGCCACCGACTTCATCGAGGAGGCGCGGCTCGACGTGAAGGAGTACCAAGTGATGTACCGCGACGATTCGGGCGTGCACGTCATGGACACCGAGAACTACGACCAGTCCACGCTCAGCAACGAGATCGTCGGCGACATGGCGCAGTGGCTGGAGCCGGAGATGCACTTCCAGGCCGAGCTGCTGAACGGCACGGCGGTGGGCATCCGGCTTCCGGCGGCGATGGAGTACACCATCCTGGAGACGTCGCCGGTGATGCGGAGCGCGACCAAGACGGCGAGCACCAAGCCGGCCAAGCTGAACAACGGCGCTACCATCCAGGTGCCTGAGTTCCTCGAGGAGGGGACGCGGGTGCGGGTGGACCCGCGGTCGGGCCAGTATCTGGAGCGGGCGAAGTAA
- a CDS encoding rhomboid family intramembrane serine protease: MTPWVARLIFANVFVLFVGMGLPGLMSLLDLVPALLLTQPWRAFTYQFVHGGFTHLFFNMLSLFFFGPQLELRLGGRRFIGLYLVSGLGGAVLSLLTPYAHIVGASGAVFGVMLGYARYWPRAKVYLYGVFGVEARWLIVFMVAGGLMGGFGGARSGVAHFAHLGGFAGGYLYLKWAELRSPAARFQAMAGSAPGRVSAAQTERWARIRPETLHPVNREEYERVAAKLAEHGVTGLSADERSFLDRFSPQT, from the coding sequence ATGACACCTTGGGTCGCGCGCCTCATCTTCGCCAACGTCTTCGTGCTCTTCGTCGGCATGGGCCTGCCCGGCCTGATGTCGCTCCTCGACCTCGTGCCGGCGCTGCTCCTCACCCAGCCATGGCGCGCGTTCACCTACCAATTCGTGCACGGCGGTTTCACGCACCTCTTCTTCAACATGCTGTCGCTGTTCTTCTTCGGACCGCAGCTCGAGCTCCGGCTGGGCGGGCGGCGCTTCATCGGGCTCTACCTCGTGAGCGGTCTGGGCGGCGCGGTGCTGTCGCTGCTCACGCCCTACGCGCACATCGTCGGCGCGTCGGGAGCGGTCTTCGGCGTCATGCTCGGTTACGCCCGCTACTGGCCGCGGGCGAAGGTCTACCTGTACGGGGTCTTCGGTGTCGAGGCGCGGTGGCTCATCGTGTTCATGGTGGCGGGCGGGCTGATGGGCGGGTTCGGCGGCGCCCGATCGGGCGTAGCACACTTTGCCCATCTGGGCGGCTTCGCGGGCGGATACCTCTATCTCAAGTGGGCGGAGCTGCGCTCGCCGGCGGCACGGTTCCAGGCCATGGCCGGCTCGGCGCCCGGTCGGGTCAGCGCGGCTCAGACCGAACGCTGGGCGCGCATCCGCCCCGAGACGCTGCACCCGGTCAACCGCGAGGAGTACGAACGGGTCGCGGCCAAGCTGGCGGAGCACGGTGTGACCGGCCTCTCCGCGGACGAGCGATCCTTCCTCGACCGCTTTAGCCCGCAGACCTGA
- the msrP gene encoding protein-methionine-sulfoxide reductase catalytic subunit MsrP has product MLIRRPPDIPTSEITPEELYFDRRKFLAAVGFAAAGLALPRLGAALPRQRDDAPNSFEQITGYNNFYEFGTGKEDPSENAGTLRPRPWTVEISGEVARPARYDIDDLLRGLTVQERVYRHRCVEAWSMVIPWNGVQLRDIINRVQPTSRARFVEFTTLLDPVQMPGQRRGVLPWPYVEALRMDEAMHPLTIIATGLYGRPLPNQNGAPLHVVIPWKYGFKGAKSIVRIRFSEQQPANTWNLVAPDEYGFYANVNPEVDHPRWSQARERRIGEFLRRPTLPFNGYADQVASLYTGMDLRRNY; this is encoded by the coding sequence ATGCTGATCCGCCGCCCGCCCGACATCCCCACCTCCGAGATCACGCCGGAGGAGCTGTACTTCGACCGCCGGAAGTTCCTCGCCGCGGTCGGCTTCGCCGCGGCCGGCCTCGCGCTCCCGCGCCTCGGGGCCGCGCTGCCGAGGCAGCGCGACGACGCGCCCAACTCGTTCGAGCAGATCACCGGCTACAACAACTTCTACGAGTTCGGCACGGGGAAGGAAGACCCGTCGGAGAACGCGGGGACGTTGCGGCCGCGGCCGTGGACGGTGGAGATCTCGGGCGAGGTAGCCCGGCCGGCGCGCTACGATATCGACGACCTGCTCCGCGGCCTGACGGTCCAGGAGCGAGTGTACCGGCATCGCTGCGTCGAAGCGTGGTCGATGGTCATCCCGTGGAACGGCGTCCAGCTGCGCGACATCATCAACCGTGTTCAGCCCACGTCGCGCGCCCGGTTCGTCGAGTTCACTACGCTCCTCGACCCGGTACAGATGCCCGGCCAGCGGCGCGGCGTGCTGCCGTGGCCGTACGTCGAAGCGCTGCGCATGGACGAAGCGATGCACCCGCTCACCATCATCGCCACGGGGCTCTACGGCCGCCCGCTCCCCAACCAGAACGGCGCGCCGCTCCACGTCGTGATCCCGTGGAAGTACGGATTCAAGGGCGCGAAGTCCATCGTTCGCATCCGGTTCAGCGAGCAGCAGCCGGCCAACACGTGGAACCTGGTCGCGCCGGACGAGTACGGCTTCTACGCCAACGTGAACCCCGAGGTGGACCACCCGCGCTGGAGCCAGGCCCGCGAGCGTCGCATCGGAGAGTTCCTGCGCCGGCCCACCCTGCCTTTCAACGGCTATGCGGATCAGGTGGCGTCGTTATACACCGGGATGGACCTGAGGCGGAACTACTGA
- a CDS encoding protein-methionine-sulfoxide reductase heme-binding subunit MsrQ — protein sequence MPRLIKRAAKPALFLLCLVPLGKLVVDGLTGNLEAEVIKDITHRTGFWGITLITVTLAVTPLRRVTAWNGAGRYRRMLGLFGFFYIVLHFLIYLVLDQFFAWQEIVKDIAKRPYITVGFTGLVLMIPLAFTSTAKSVKRLGRKWVPLHSLIYVTALAGVVHFVWSQKADISVPTRYGVILIVLLALRLVPRSRLSAWSSTLFRNNDARSRLPSAPSSSSPAPEPARPSAS from the coding sequence ATGCCGAGGCTGATCAAGCGGGCGGCCAAGCCCGCGCTGTTCCTGCTCTGTCTCGTCCCCCTCGGCAAGCTCGTCGTGGACGGGCTCACGGGGAACCTCGAGGCCGAGGTCATCAAGGACATCACTCACCGCACCGGCTTCTGGGGCATCACACTCATCACGGTGACGCTCGCCGTGACGCCGCTGCGCCGGGTTACGGCCTGGAACGGGGCGGGGCGGTACCGGCGGATGCTCGGCCTGTTCGGCTTCTTCTACATCGTGCTGCACTTCCTCATCTACCTCGTGCTCGACCAGTTCTTCGCGTGGCAGGAGATCGTGAAGGACATCGCCAAGCGGCCGTACATCACCGTGGGGTTCACCGGCTTGGTACTCATGATCCCGCTCGCCTTCACGTCCACCGCGAAGAGCGTGAAGCGGCTCGGCAGGAAGTGGGTGCCGCTGCACAGCCTGATCTACGTGACCGCGCTTGCCGGCGTCGTTCACTTCGTGTGGTCGCAGAAGGCCGACATCTCGGTGCCGACGCGCTACGGGGTGATCCTGATCGTACTGCTGGCGCTGCGGCTCGTGCCGCGCAGTAGATTGTCGGCGTGGAGTTCCACCCTCTTCCGGAACAACGACGCGCGATCGAGGCTCCCCTCGGCCCCATCCTCGTCGTCGCCGGCCCCGGAGCCGGCAAGACCTTCTGCCTCATAG
- a CDS encoding UvrD-helicase domain-containing protein → MEFHPLPEQRRAIEAPLGPILVVAGPGAGKTFCLIGRVGHLIEHLGVEPARICAVTFTNKAAEEIAQRLHNSLGARAEEVTRGTLHALCLGILREHGEAIGLRQGFGVADEEYQKIVLRRLRVPGKRASYVLQAFGRKRLKGAKLTAGDERLFQEYVAWLRQRSLLDFDDLVASTSRLLDERPDVARMVAARWDYVLVDEFQDLNAAQYGILKHLVEPHHNLFAVGDDEQSVFSWTGADPRILKQFQEEFGLPRPIVLDRNHRCSRQIFETARRLLAENPTLFDKQLSAERASEHDVAARAFESEDAEAAWMLSDLVADREATGLSWGDFAVLYRTHAVGDLLEGCFLRAGVPCRMARGRPLHEDPVIGYVIAALRLMRDPRDPAAAEALARKVLPETLLQEILRSTVAGPEDFMLAVRDLAGAKRGDPDGKKLWRLVFQVENLIALHQSHASLGSLVDDLLSQRLGPYRNVLEEHHDELTDPAEVPAAVALAGRLGDALRSKARVVIARRGGLEIALRGMLFGAGYRILSHEGEAFPPALDDLRLGEVDALTLFKALQVGHARDAGDPFPGFVAFDLETTDKDAATCDIIEIAAVRVRDGEIADRFHSLVRPTRPIAAQATRLAHGYTDDDVKEAPPFAEVWPKFREFAGGDTLVAHNAQTFDVPVLRRAAAGMEGVESLVFYDTLPLARSLSSDSAKLEDLAHRFGIDTGRSHRALDDSVTLARVFRELSRRKIVRTRKSVLVKVLDWLAVALVLESPRGSTTEHGLLLELARIHALGRFSDCLDIYAAELEKAAGAPPVVEVIERLGGRRLMEKLREDVDPARRYPQAVARLQTLLDASEADWLDEEIERFLERVALSTSEGADVDPHRVNLLTLHSTKGLEFSRVYVVGVENGQMPGHRTLDNDDQAEIQEARRLLYVGMTRARDRLVLTRVDRRFGTDAGGSRFLDEMELVPLIATTP, encoded by the coding sequence GTGGAGTTCCACCCTCTTCCGGAACAACGACGCGCGATCGAGGCTCCCCTCGGCCCCATCCTCGTCGTCGCCGGCCCCGGAGCCGGCAAGACCTTCTGCCTCATAGGCCGCGTCGGCCACCTCATCGAGCACCTCGGCGTCGAGCCGGCGCGCATCTGCGCCGTCACCTTCACCAACAAGGCCGCCGAAGAGATCGCGCAGCGGCTGCACAATTCCCTCGGCGCCCGCGCCGAAGAAGTGACCCGCGGCACCCTGCACGCGCTCTGCCTCGGCATCCTCAGAGAGCACGGCGAAGCGATCGGTCTGCGCCAGGGCTTCGGAGTCGCCGACGAGGAGTATCAGAAGATCGTGCTGCGGCGGCTGCGCGTGCCGGGCAAGCGCGCGTCTTACGTGCTCCAGGCGTTCGGCCGGAAGCGGCTCAAGGGCGCGAAGCTGACGGCCGGAGACGAGCGGCTGTTCCAGGAGTACGTCGCCTGGCTGCGTCAACGAAGCCTGCTGGACTTCGACGACCTGGTCGCGTCCACTTCGCGGCTCCTGGACGAGCGGCCCGACGTCGCGCGAATGGTCGCGGCGCGCTGGGACTACGTGCTCGTGGACGAGTTCCAGGACCTGAACGCCGCGCAGTACGGGATCCTGAAGCACTTGGTGGAGCCGCACCACAACCTCTTCGCGGTCGGTGACGACGAGCAGTCGGTGTTCTCGTGGACCGGCGCCGACCCTCGCATCCTGAAGCAGTTTCAGGAGGAGTTCGGCCTCCCCCGGCCGATCGTCCTCGACCGGAACCACCGCTGCTCGCGGCAGATCTTCGAGACGGCGCGCCGCCTGCTCGCCGAGAACCCGACCCTGTTCGACAAGCAGCTCTCCGCCGAGCGGGCCTCCGAGCATGACGTGGCGGCCCGTGCGTTCGAGAGCGAGGACGCCGAGGCGGCGTGGATGCTCTCTGACCTCGTGGCGGACCGCGAGGCGACGGGGCTCAGCTGGGGCGATTTCGCGGTCCTCTATCGCACCCACGCGGTGGGCGACCTCCTCGAGGGTTGCTTCCTACGGGCCGGCGTCCCCTGCCGGATGGCGCGAGGGCGGCCGCTGCACGAGGACCCGGTGATCGGCTACGTGATTGCGGCGCTGCGCCTCATGCGCGACCCGCGCGACCCGGCCGCCGCCGAGGCGCTGGCGCGAAAGGTGCTGCCTGAGACTCTGCTCCAGGAGATCCTCCGCTCGACGGTAGCGGGCCCTGAGGACTTCATGCTCGCGGTGCGCGACCTCGCGGGCGCGAAGCGCGGCGACCCCGACGGGAAGAAGCTCTGGCGCTTGGTCTTCCAGGTCGAGAACCTGATCGCGCTGCACCAGTCCCACGCCTCGCTGGGCTCGCTGGTGGACGACCTCCTCTCTCAGCGTCTCGGCCCTTATCGCAACGTGCTCGAGGAGCATCACGACGAGCTGACCGATCCCGCCGAAGTCCCCGCGGCGGTCGCGCTGGCCGGACGCCTCGGGGACGCGCTGCGCTCGAAGGCGCGCGTGGTGATCGCGCGCCGGGGCGGCCTCGAGATCGCGCTGCGCGGCATGCTGTTCGGCGCCGGGTACCGGATCCTCTCGCACGAGGGGGAGGCATTCCCTCCGGCGCTGGACGACCTGAGGCTCGGGGAGGTGGACGCGCTCACCCTCTTCAAGGCGCTTCAGGTCGGGCACGCGCGGGACGCCGGCGACCCGTTCCCCGGGTTCGTGGCGTTCGACCTCGAGACCACGGACAAGGATGCCGCGACGTGCGACATCATCGAGATCGCGGCAGTGCGGGTGCGGGACGGCGAGATCGCGGACCGCTTCCACTCCCTGGTGCGGCCGACTCGGCCGATCGCGGCGCAGGCCACCAGGCTGGCGCATGGGTACACGGACGACGACGTGAAGGAAGCGCCGCCGTTCGCCGAGGTGTGGCCGAAATTCCGGGAGTTCGCGGGCGGCGACACGCTCGTCGCCCACAACGCGCAGACCTTCGATGTGCCGGTGCTGCGCCGCGCGGCCGCCGGCATGGAGGGTGTCGAGTCGCTCGTGTTCTACGACACGCTGCCGCTGGCGCGGTCGCTGTCGAGCGATAGCGCCAAGCTGGAGGACCTGGCCCACCGGTTCGGCATCGACACCGGCCGCTCGCACCGCGCGCTCGACGACTCGGTCACGCTGGCGCGAGTCTTCCGCGAGCTGTCCCGCCGCAAGATCGTGCGCACCCGGAAGTCGGTGCTCGTGAAGGTGCTCGACTGGCTGGCGGTGGCGCTGGTGCTGGAATCGCCGCGCGGGTCCACCACCGAGCACGGGCTTCTGCTCGAGCTCGCGCGGATCCACGCCCTGGGTCGCTTCAGCGACTGCCTCGACATCTATGCCGCCGAACTGGAGAAGGCCGCCGGTGCGCCGCCGGTGGTAGAGGTGATCGAGCGCCTTGGCGGGCGGAGGCTGATGGAGAAGCTGCGGGAGGACGTGGATCCCGCCAGACGATATCCCCAGGCGGTGGCGCGACTGCAGACGCTGCTCGACGCGAGTGAGGCCGACTGGCTGGACGAGGAGATCGAGCGGTTCCTCGAGCGCGTGGCGCTCTCTACGTCGGAGGGCGCGGACGTTGACCCGCACCGCGTCAATCTTCTCACGCTGCATTCCACCAAGGGGCTCGAGTTCTCGCGGGTGTACGTCGTGGGAGTCGAGAACGGCCAGATGCCCGGGCACCGCACGCTGGACAACGACGATCAGGCCGAGATCCAGGAGGCGCGGCGCCTGCTTTATGTCGGGATGACGCGCGCTCGAGACCGGCTGGTGCTCACGCGGGTGGACCGGCGCTTCGGGACCGACGCGGGCGGGAGCCGGTTCCTGGACGAGATGGAGCTCGTCCCCCTCATCGCCACGACGCCATGA